In a genomic window of Sinorhizobium meliloti:
- a CDS encoding LytR/AlgR family response regulator transcription factor: MLRVMVVDDEPPARRGLKRLIQAHPDVEVIGEAGSLDQAQQLTHALRPDAIFLDIDLGDDNGFGLIKRLDQVPAIVFVTGHGTYAPQAFDVAALDFLLKPVERQRLALTLDRLRRYRRAHDLDGKIEDTATAPVATPDRRRLHIRMAGQTVVLPTDGIAMLAAEADFTRIVMADGRDYLVCRLLGQCGADLPTPPFFRVSRSLMINLDRVVRVRTHDKGRSLLSLGRSLAPIMLGRVATTRLRRALDGVQRVKTVSDGNDAPA; this comes from the coding sequence ATGCTTCGCGTGATGGTTGTCGACGACGAGCCGCCGGCCCGGCGAGGGCTGAAACGTCTGATCCAAGCGCACCCGGATGTCGAAGTCATCGGCGAAGCCGGTTCGCTGGATCAGGCGCAGCAACTGACGCATGCCCTGCGGCCAGATGCGATCTTCCTCGACATCGATCTTGGCGACGATAACGGATTCGGCCTGATCAAGCGGCTCGATCAGGTGCCGGCGATCGTCTTTGTGACCGGACACGGCACCTACGCGCCGCAGGCGTTCGACGTCGCAGCGCTGGATTTCCTGCTGAAGCCCGTGGAGCGGCAACGTCTGGCATTGACCCTGGACCGGCTGCGGCGCTATCGGCGCGCGCACGACCTTGACGGCAAGATCGAGGACACGGCAACAGCGCCGGTAGCCACGCCCGACAGGAGACGCCTGCACATCAGGATGGCGGGCCAAACGGTCGTCCTGCCGACAGACGGGATCGCCATGCTCGCCGCCGAAGCGGACTTCACGCGCATCGTGATGGCGGATGGGCGGGACTATCTGGTGTGCCGGCTGCTCGGCCAATGCGGCGCAGACCTTCCGACGCCGCCATTCTTCCGCGTCAGCCGCTCCCTGATGATAAATCTGGATCGGGTGGTACGCGTGAGAACGCACGACAAGGGGCGCTCGCTCCTGTCGCTCGGGCGGTCCCTTGCGCCCATCATGCTCGGTCGAGTCGCCACCACGCGCTTGCGGCGTGCGCTCGACGGAGTTCAGCGAGTGAAAACTGTATCTGACGGGAATGACGCTCCCGCTTGA